The Salvia miltiorrhiza cultivar Shanhuang (shh) chromosome 2, IMPLAD_Smil_shh, whole genome shotgun sequence DNA window TGATTTGTTATTTACATCATATAccattctaattttatttctctttaatttttttctctctctaactaggATTTTCTCTATTTAACTCAAATTATCTCTCTAATATCCAAACATTTTGATAACTTATAAATTGAAGAATCTTGACACATTAagcttataaattattgaagtttataaactctttaaaatagtCTTAGCCAAATACAATCGTGTGATATGATCTTGAGAATTTTGTGAATTCTCCTTAGAAACCAATTGATACACCATGTACATCAAATACAACAGTGCTACGCATTCTTTGGCAAAACCCTCGATGTTGTTTTGATTAGGAGGTGCGGACGCCGTGGACCTACCtccttatttaattatataattttaagggCAAATAGCGTCGAAATCCATCAAGTTAGAGCGAGTTTTTTTCCATGACTTTCAAATTTCTTGTAAAAATTCATAACCGTGCAATCGAGTTGTAATTTTTCCTTAATGACGTTTTCTGACCATAAAATTGATATCGTGTAACTTATGTGTCATACTTATACTGAATAGATTAAATTAGAATTAAACGTAGTCgttttgagattgaattaattAGGGCAAAGAGCGTCAAAATCCACCAAGTTTGAGCGAGTTCTtatttttcccttgaccttcTAATTTCTTGAATTCATTTTGAAGCTCTTGCACCAAAATCTTCAAATTTGGTTTTTCCTTCATTTTGCTATTATTGAGAAGCCCTAATCCAACTCCATAATCCACAATCGTCCCACTACATCAACGCTCTAAAGCACGAGGACATGTATGAAATCGATGCTCTGAATTTTTCTTTGTGTGCAAATCCAAATCCCAGGAAGGAGCCCATGGCCACAGAGTGTTCACACATCGAGATGAGATCGAGAGCTTGATGATGAGTTGACAccaaaacgacgacgtttaaGTGTGAATTAAACGACGTCACTGTGCTCGCCGGACGACGTTGCTTACGTGTAATTTTCAATTGCCATGTAAGCATTAATTTGGGAGAATTTTCAATTTAAGGGAACATTACAGATCGATTACACCGTTAGTCTGTTATGAATTTTTACAAGAAATTCAAAAGTCATGGGAAAAACAAGAACTCGCTCAAACTTGGTGAATTTTGATGCTATCTGCTCTaactttaataataattaaattaaattaattaataattaatcattaattGAGAATCGTCCTCACGCATCTTTGATTAAttataagagtaaaattttgaagtagccaaaatgaagcataaaacacaatttatggccacacattgaaaaaacacaaattttggccatttttattgttttggacgtttttacccttaatgaggcggaccgggtaagATCAGGCACGcaggtcgcgtgccgggtcgggttaggcacttatggcactattagtgccataagtgccaaaattttactttggttttattttggattttcgttggcaccaaaataaaaccaagtaaaataatcattttgggcacttatggcactaatagtgccataagtgccattggtgcaacacaaatacagaaacaacaatatcatttaaaccctaaatggaacatctaaaccctaaatggataatctaaaccctaaatggaacatctaaacctcaaatggataatctaaaccctaaatggaatatctaaaccctagggggaagtgtgcacttatggcactaatagtgccataagtgccatacgtgcagcacacagatcagatcagatctgccatggctgaaatcgaaggaggcggagatcagatctgccgatggaggaggcggcgcaacgatcatatcagatccaccgccgccgcctcatcagcccagatctgccgccgccgcctcatcctctactccgacgaattctgcccaAGCGGcacgctggagagagagagagggaggatctcctccaccaccgccgcgagagctccgacgaattctccaagctcagcgccgctgccgcgcagccgctggagagagagagagggagatgagaaagagagaggagccgctggagcagagagagggagatgagaaagagagaggagccgctggagagagagagagggagatgagaaagagagagaggagagagagaagggtagaatagtcatgacatacaaaaaatggccaaaatttatgttttttcaaatagtgaacaaaatttgatgttgtatgttgaatagggccattcggctCTATTGtttctaattataatttatgaTAATCCAAAATACCAAATTAGGAGGTGATATAAACCTCAAACCATGCAGGCGCACCCTAGTGGGCTCAAATTCAACTACGAGACGATAAGCATCGCAGTAGTAATAACAACAATACGTACCAACAAAATAATACTGTAAATGACAATAAGAATAATAGGAGGGATCACATAAGCTCTCAAGAAAAGAAATAGATAGAACTTATTTGTGAGGCTTCCTCACATACAAAGAAGAGGGAGAGGCTCACAGTGAGTGATTTGATGGTTGTTGGTTGAGCAGAAAAGTTTCAAGTTCCTGAATGAAAGCAATTCCAGACTTTACCGATTCGCCCGCAGGCACATTTGTTTCTTGGAGCTCAGTTTCGTAATCCACCGTCGCATCAACTCGAGTCTCAGAATCTCCCGTCGCGGTCAGCTGGAAACTGTTCTTGTAGTAGGTGAAGCCAAGACCGAGGCGACCCCCCTCGATCACTTGCAGCCCAATCCGATGCACGCTCTCATCAAGTTCCACTACTTCCTCCTTCTGGTACCTCATATTTGGCACacctaacaatatatatattgcttGAATCATTCAGCTCCACTGAAAAAACTTAACAAAACAAAATTCATTGATTTTCACTCACCGGGGCCAAATTTGAAGTGATAAACAGTGCCAAGGCCGCCATCGCCCTGCAGCATCTCGCCCTCCGTCACTAAATTTGGGATGAGCACCGGAAGAAGAGAGCTCAGATCGTTGACGAGAGCCCCCCATAGGCGTTCAATCCCCACTCTAACCTTAACTTCACCTGTTTCTTCCTTTTTcattgccttttttttttttttttttctaacagAGGCTTCTTTCTGATTATTGCTTTTTGGACCTTACGCAGAAACACTTATGAAGAGACAACCATCGGTTTGATGGAGAATAAACAAATGAAAAGCATCTTTATGTCTGAAAAGATGCCTATTGTCTTGTCTCAACTCTAAACCAATATACATCCACAACAGTTTCCTCCTTTGCTATTGGTggattttcctttttaaaaGTTTCTCACCATTAGTTTACTGTTCTTCAAATATAATCAAACCCAAGTGGAAGAACCTGCTCATCAACAACTCCATATTATATAAAACACTCTtttccttatttattatttcttctcCTAATGCCTTCAACGGCTGGTTTTTATTACTACTAGGTTTAAAAAGGGTACAACAGATTGGTCAAACGACAACCTTAAAACTACAAAGCACCCGATGAAAAGGGTTTTGCTTCATAATTCATTTCAACAACGAACCAAAGAGGGGCATTTCTGCAGTACTTACAATATGATTGTAGAAGCAAATGGAAGCTAGCTATAAACTGTATTAATCCAATTGAATATAGGGATACATATCATTGGGCCTATGCAAACACAACTTGGATTCATGCATCTGCCCCCAGTAAAACTATATACTGCATACACTCATATGTTGTCTTATTAGGGTAAAAAAATGAGGAAATTCCAACAATAGAATGAATAGCGAATCACCTTTGTATGCTCGAGTTATGTAATATGTAGGTCATCTTTGAATCCAGAAGTCAAGTCCACTCAGAGAGACCGATCACGGAGATGCAAACGGAATCAAGAATATCCCGTTGTTCACCTTCCACGAGGATTCACTAGCTGAGAGAAAACCGCACTGGTGGCTGCATCTTCGGCATCATCATCCGTTCCCGAGTTAACTCCATCAATCATACTCACACTGTTGTCAAATGGCTCCAGCGGCGTTAAAGGAATGCCGGGGATATGGTTTGTGCTATTGTCATCCGGCTCCATGAGGGCTGATGTCGTCTCCTCGAGCTGGAGAGCATACTCCAAGTTCCACAAAACGTCTCCCATGGAAGGCCTGTCAACACCGTGCTCGGCAAGACATTTTTCCGCAGTCTCACCAAATTTCTTGAGAGAAGCAGTATTCACTTTCCCTACAAGATTTTTGTCCATAATATGGTCCAGCATTCCCTTCTTCTGCCAAGTCATCGCCCACTCGGCAATATTCACTTGCTCTCTAGGAAGAACCGGGTTCAGAGCCGGTCTCGTGCAGAGCACCTCCATGAGAACTACGCCAAATGAGTAGACATCTGATTTCTCCGTGAGCTGTTGCCTCCGGAAGTACTCGGGATCAAGGTATCCGAAGCTACCTTTGACAGCTGTACTCACGTGAGTCTGATCAATGGCCGGTCCTGTTTTAGACAGACCAAAGTCGGCCACCTTTGCAACAAAATTCTCATCTAGAAGTATATTCGTTGTTTTCACATCTCGATGAATAATGCTCTGAGCTGCTCCTGTATGGAGGTAATGAAGTCCCCTAGCTGCACCGATGCATATCTCCAGACGCAGTTTCCAGGAAAGAGGTGGGAGATCTGTTCCATAAAGATGGCTCCTGAGAGGCCCATTCGCCATGTATTCGTACACCAAAATCATCTCAGACCGTTCATCACAGTAGCCAATGAGGGACACAAGGTGACGATGGCGGAGTTTGGATAACATTTCAATCTCAGTTCGAAACTCAGCAAGTCCTTGCTCGGATCTAGGATTCCCTCTCTTGACAGCCACCCTAGTTCCATCCTCCAGAGTTCCTTTGTACACCCTACCAAAACCACCAACACCGAGCAGCATGCCTTCATCGAATTTATTAGTTGCATCCATTATTTCTTGAAATGTGAAGAACCGGCCAAGACTGGAGGAAGCTAATGAGATACAGCTGGCCGTACCACTCTTCTGAGAAACGGTAGACATTTTGGTCATGGTCAAAGAGTTTCCATACAGGGGCAGAGGTAGCCACGAGCTTCCCTGGTGGGCTTCCTTTGACCTACGAGCCACCAAGCAGAAGTAACACAATCCACCAAGCATCAGTGCAGCCAGACCACCAACCACAGAGCCGATTATGATGCCAGTTTTATGCTTTTGGGGAGGCAGCACGAGGATAGAATCCACGGTCAAGCTTCCAGTCAAGCTTTTGGCATCATTGCTGATCTTCATGATTTCAAGACCATTCAATATGGCATTTGGGAAATCAGCATTGATGTCAGGGCCAACGCTTACTGTGAGAGTATCTGAATCTGCAGGAACTTTGGAGACGAAATCTCTGTAATACGGCACATCCAAGTTGCCTGCTACATTTGATAGGTCAAGACTCCCAAGAGCGGTATCAGTGTTGATGTATAGGTTAAATATCAGACTATTCAGAGATTTGCTCACAATATCACAGAAATGCACCCGCAAGAAATACGAGAAACTAGGATCAACTTGGAGGACCCATGTGATGTTGAAGTTCACGTTAGCCACACTCGCATCTCCCATGGTTTGAGCAGTAGCATAGACATAATTAGGAGCTATCTCGGGTGCAACAGCATCACCGTATTTTATATTCGAAGGGTTGACAGAGACATTCGAGGCAGAGCTGTTCACGTGGAGATACTTGGCATCATTATCCCAAGTCCTCCTCAAAGTGTCGTTCTGAGCAGTAATCAGAGGACCGCCCATATTCAGACGATAGATGGTCTCCAGAGCCAGCCCGGAAAGGCCATCAAACTGACCATATGGCGAAATGATAGCTGCCTGGTCAGGTATCAAGTTGTCCGGGACAGACACTACTTCAATGGCATTGACAAAGGCAACAGAGCCATTCCCAGGAATGAATGTAACCAATAAGCTGTTCGAAGTGACATTGACTGCGTACTCTTTGAAGAGATACGAGCCCTTGAAAGTGTCGAAACTGAAGTTGTGCAGAAGCACAAAATCCTCAGTCACAACAGTGATGGAAGCAGAAGTCAGATTCTGGCCGGGAAGAGGGTAAAAGTGGAGGCGAACCCAATGTCGGCCCTGTCTCTCAATATCAAATCTGTAAGACGCCGTGCTCCTGAAGACTCGAGCTGACTGGTAAATAGGGAAAGGGGCGGTGGAGTTGGAGGTGGCAACATAAGAATCTCCACGGCTTTTCAAAGAAACTGAGGATTGAACTGAATCAGGAACATATGTTTGGCCAAGAAACGCCACATTTTGTGAAGATCCACAGGCAAGCAAGTAGTTATTAGCAGGTGTGAATGCAGCCATTGACACACTAGTACCAACAACACAGAGCAAGAACGCAGCTACAACAGCAGCCCACTTCACCATATCCATAGCTTCCCTCCACTCCGAACAGATTTTTCAATCAAGATTAGAAATTTAGGAATTCCACAACTTCCCAATTTTCTCCTCAGCCAAAATTGATGCAAACAACGCAGTACCTAAGAATTCCCAGATCTATTCAGCCCATATAATCGCAGAAACAAATTGTGCGGCAAAGAAACAGAAAATCACCGCAACAACAAAGAATTACAATAGAAAAGCAATAAATGCACACAATTGACAATATGCGACAAATCTTGAAGTTCAGAAGCAGAGTTAAAAGACAAAATCGAAGCTTTATGAACGGAATTACCTCACTCAACGCAGCTTAAAAGGTGTTGCAATGACGAGGCGTAAAGTGAAACGCATTTCCGACACCATTAAAACTGGAGCAATTGCATAAATTTTGAAGCAGTGGTGCTTCTTTTTGGTGCGAACTGCACCAGCTCTTTCCAGGCTGTTGATTAGGCTGTCAATTTACAGAGGGAAAAAGAgaagtttaaaaaataattgataattTTTTAGGACCTACTAACAAAAAGAAACTTCAATAAAATCATTCTCTTCAACTGCAATTTGCAAACAGCTGTTGTCAATATAGATATGATATGGGCGTAATTTCTACACCCTGGACTCTGCCTCTCGGAataatatgagagagagagaatgtgatttACTGAATTTGCCATGCCAGCTCTTtgtagaaaacaaaaattttaaaaaatgtgctttaaatttaaatttatttttttattgtgagaAGTAGCAAATAACCCCCTATCATACAACCCTTTAACACGTTTACCTCTCTATCTTTTGACTTTGGGCTGTTAGCCCCTCAACATatcataaagagtgcaaaatgCCCCTGCGCTTAAAGGACATTTAACacctttaaatatttttcattttttttaatttctcactaatatttcttactataagcatataattttttttgaatttaaatttaaatgtttgtaatttttttttaa harbors:
- the LOC131008242 gene encoding phytohormone-binding protein-like produces the protein MKKEETGEVKVRVGIERLWGALVNDLSSLLPVLIPNLVTEGEMLQGDGGLGTVYHFKFGPGVPNMRYQKEEVVELDESVHRIGLQVIEGGRLGLGFTYYKNSFQLTATGDSETRVDATVDYETELQETNVPAGESVKSGIAFIQELETFLLNQQPSNHSL
- the LOC131013220 gene encoding receptor-like protein kinase THESEUS 1 — protein: MDMVKWAAVVAAFLLCVVGTSVSMAAFTPANNYLLACGSSQNVAFLGQTYVPDSVQSSVSLKSRGDSYVATSNSTAPFPIYQSARVFRSTASYRFDIERQGRHWVRLHFYPLPGQNLTSASITVVTEDFVLLHNFSFDTFKGSYLFKEYAVNVTSNSLLVTFIPGNGSVAFVNAIEVVSVPDNLIPDQAAIISPYGQFDGLSGLALETIYRLNMGGPLITAQNDTLRRTWDNDAKYLHVNSSASNVSVNPSNIKYGDAVAPEIAPNYVYATAQTMGDASVANVNFNITWVLQVDPSFSYFLRVHFCDIVSKSLNSLIFNLYINTDTALGSLDLSNVAGNLDVPYYRDFVSKVPADSDTLTVSVGPDINADFPNAILNGLEIMKISNDAKSLTGSLTVDSILVLPPQKHKTGIIIGSVVGGLAALMLGGLCYFCLVARRSKEAHQGSSWLPLPLYGNSLTMTKMSTVSQKSGTASCISLASSSLGRFFTFQEIMDATNKFDEGMLLGVGGFGRVYKGTLEDGTRVAVKRGNPRSEQGLAEFRTEIEMLSKLRHRHLVSLIGYCDERSEMILVYEYMANGPLRSHLYGTDLPPLSWKLRLEICIGAARGLHYLHTGAAQSIIHRDVKTTNILLDENFVAKVADFGLSKTGPAIDQTHVSTAVKGSFGYLDPEYFRRQQLTEKSDVYSFGVVLMEVLCTRPALNPVLPREQVNIAEWAMTWQKKGMLDHIMDKNLVGKVNTASLKKFGETAEKCLAEHGVDRPSMGDVLWNLEYALQLEETTSALMEPDDNSTNHIPGIPLTPLEPFDNSVSMIDGVNSGTDDDAEDAATSAVFSQLVNPRGR